In Leptotrichia buccalis C-1013-b, the genomic window ATTAACAGGCATTAAGGTGATGCCGATGATGAATTTTAACTATTTTTTACTAATAATCAAAAACAAAATGACTATAGTTATCAAAATAGTAAAATCCCAATTCATTTTTACCACCTCCCAACTGTCCCATTTGTTTGTTAGTTTTGCAGAACTAACTTGGTAATTATATCATAAAAAAAGACCCCATTCAATAAAGAATAGAGCCTTTTCTTCTGCAAATTTTTTATTTCCAAATGAAACAGTTGGTTTTTGTTTTCTTAAAGTAATTATATCATAAACTAATTAACATTTCAAGCACTAAAAATTTATTTTCATTTTAAAATTATTCAGATGTAATCTATTTCAACACTGGCCAGAAGTCTTTATTTGCTTCAATTAAATCATCCAATATTGCTTTTGCAACAGATGCACTTGGCACAGTTCTTGATAATGTAATTGCTTGCCAAAGTTTTTGGTATGAACCTTCCATCCATGCTTCTACTGTCAATTTTTCAACTGATACTTGTTGTTCCATTAATCCTTTTTGGAATTGAGGAATTTTACCTTGAACTATTTTTTCAGGTCCATTTGAACCTACTATACAAGGCACTTCTACCATCGCAGTTGGATCAAAGTTTGAAATTGCTCCGTCATTTTCTACTATTAATAACATTCTTTCTTTTGTATCATAAGCGATTGCTCTTGCCAAGTCAACTATATATGAAGCATGATCATCAACGTGAAGTTTGCTATCTTTTGCAGTTCCTTTTTCAGCGATTGCTCTACATTCTCCAAATACAAATTTTTCTCTTCCTTCCATTACTTCATTTGCTCTTGTATGGTTAGGATTTGAATGTTCTACTACATAATCAGGGAAGAAGTAGTATTTTAAGTAAGTATTCGGCATTGTTGTTGGATCAATTGCAAATACGTCCCTTGCTTTTGTAAATGTGTCATTCCAGCTTGCTTCTGTATTTTCCCCTTCAATTTCTACATTATATCCAATTTTTGCGACTTTTTCTCTTAAAGCAGGCATTAAATCATTTCCTTTTTTATCTCTAATGTCTGTCCACCATCCAAAGTGATTTAATCCAAAGTATCTAATTACCATATCTTTTCTTGATTTAAGTCCTAGCATTTCAGCCATTCTTATTTCAATTCCGATTGGCATATCACAAATATTTAATATTTTAGAGTTTGGACGTAATCTTCTAGTTGCTTCTGCTACGATTGCTGCAGGATTTGAATAATTTAACATCCACGCATTTGGTGAATATTTTTCCATATAATCAACTAACTCGATAACTCCACCAATTGAACGCATTCCATAAGAAATTCCTCCAGGCCCGCAAGTTTCTTGCCCTAATACTCCGTGTCTTAAAGGTATTTTTTCATCTTTTTCACGCATTGCATATTTTCCAACTCTTATATGTGCCATAACAAAGTCAATATCAGTAAACGCTGTTTCAGGATCTGTTGTATAAACAAAGTTAATATCAGGTGCTTTTTCCTTTATAATAATATCACAAGCCTTTGCTATAACTTCCTGTCTTTGGGCATCATTATCGTAAAATTTTATCTGTCTAATCGGAAATTTATCTAAATTTTCAAGTAACATCAACACAATTCCTGGAGTAAATGTACTCCCTCCACCAGCTACTACAATTGAAAATTTCTTCATAAATGATCATCTCCATTTCTATTTTTATTAATTTTTATTTCCTATTTTCATTATTTATTATATCACAATTTTTTTAAATGTCAATACTTTTATATAAATCTTTTAAATTTTTAAAAAGAATTGTATAAATCTTTTTTTATTGATATTTATTATTATTTATTGTATAATCATAGTGATAATACTTAAAATCGAACTTAAAAATTATAAGAAAGGTTTATATAAATGAATGAATAAATATGAAAAAGTATATCACGATATAAAAGATAAAATTAAAAATGGTAAACTAAAGCCTGGAGATTTTCTAAAAAAAGAAGACGATTTGGCACTAGATTATAATTTTTCCAAGCTGACTGTAAGAAAAGCTCTCTCCATGCTAGAAGCAGAAGGCTATATTCAAAAAATAAAAGGTAAAAAATCTATTATACTTGAGAAAAAAAATCTAGAAAATATTTCTTTGACTTCCATTCAAACTGTACAAGAAATTAACAAGCTTCAAAATATTCATCTTGAAACTGAACTAATCAGTTTATACATCGTTCAAGGGATCAAAAAACTAATGGAAGAATTTCAAGTACCTGAAAGTGCTGATTTTTATAAAGTTGTCCGTACCAATTCTTTAAATGGAGAAGTTTTAAATTATTCTACGAGTTTTTTTGACAGAAAAATTGTACCTTTTCTAAATGAAGAAATAGCAAAAAAATCAATATATGAATATCTGGAAAAAGAACTTAACCTAAAAATAGCTTATTCACGTAGAGATATTAGTTTTAGAAAAATTACTTCTGAAGAACAGAAATATCTTAAGCTAGAGGATATAAATATGGTTGTTGTTATTGAAACTCATGCCTATCTTTCAAATGGCACTCTATTTCAATACGAAACAATTATTCACCATCCTGAAAAATTTACTTTTAGTGCAATTGCAAAAAGATAAGTATTTTAAAAATAAAAGAAAGAACTTTCTTAAGTCTTATATTTTAAAACTTTAAAATTTTTGACTTTTGAAAATTCTTTCTTAATTTTTTTATAAGATTTAAATTTAATTATTTATCAAATTTTATTTTTATCCTTTTTTCATCATTTCTTCGATTCTTTCTCTTACTTGAGGTACTGACAATCCAATGATTACTTGAATTGCTGTACCTTTTCTAACTACACCGTGAGCTCCTGCCGCTTTAAATGCTGCATCTGGTAATAATTTACTTGCATCTTTTACACTTACTCTAAGTCTAGTTGCACAATTGTTAAGTTCTTCAATGTTTTCTTTTCCACCTAATGCTTCAAGAATGATTGCACCTTTTTGAGCATATTCATCTTCTGCTGATGATACGCCGCCTTTTGCATCTCCTTCTCCATGTTTAGCTCTATAATCAGCTTTTGAATAAAGTTTCATTTCTTCATCTTCATCTTCTCTACCTGGAGTTTTTAAATCCATCTTTAGAATTAAGAATCTAAATACAACGAAGTAAATTGCTGTAAATATTAATCCTATTACTATTTGAGCAATTACTGTTCCAGAGTGATTTTTAAACATTGGTATCCAGTTTAAGAAGAAGAAGTCTAAAAGTCCTCCACCCATATTTCCAACTACTCCAAAAGCATACATTGTTGCAGCCATTGTTGCAGCTAAACAAGCATGAACTGCAAATAATACTGGAGCTATAAATAAGAATGTAAATTCTAATGGTTCAGTTATACCTGAAATTACTGCTGTAAATATTATAGGTATTAATAATGCTGCTACGGCTTTCTTCTTATCAGATTTTGCAGTAGCGTACATAGCAAGCGCTATTCCCGGTGCACCAAATATTTTTGAGTTTCCGTGTAGCGCAAATCCACCTTGTGGGAATAAAGATTTCAATGATTGTGTACTTTGAGCAAATTCTTTTATATGTTGAACCCAGTAAACTTGAATTCCATCAGGTACTGCTGCCGGACCAAATACAAACGGTGTATAAACAAAGTGATGTAATCCAGTTGGAATTAAGATTCTTTCTAAGAACGTATAAATCCACACTCCAAATATTCCTGAAGCTTTCATAAATCCTTGTAATGCACTAATTCCCATTTGAAATTTAGGCCAAATTAACACTGTTAAGAATGCACAAGGAATCATAACTACAAATCCTACTATATATACAAATACTGAACCTTGGAACACTCCTAAGAAATCAGGTAACTTTTTGTCAAAATATTTGTTATGTAAATATACTACTAATGCTGCTATTAAGATACCACCAAATAAGTTTGTATCCAATGTTGGAACTCCACCTATTGCAGAATATCCTGTTACTTTATCTGCTACTTGTTTAGCTGCATCTATTCCATAAAAAACTTTTAATATTGCTGCTACAAAATAATTAAATGTAGTATATAATGCAAATGTTTCCATACATGCCCTTGCATTTGTCTTTGTTGCCAAGCTGATTGGCAATCCAATTGCGAACAATATTGGCATTTGTCTAAATACTGTCCAACCACCTTCTGATATCACATACCAGAAATTGTACCATACTGTCCCTTCTTCAGCAATTTTTCCCATAACTTCTGTATTAGTAAATACAGAAGATAATCCTACGACTATACCCGTGAATGCAAATAACAGAACCGGTGCCATCATTGCTCCACCAAATCGTTGAACCTTTTTCATCATAATTGAATACCTCCTAAAAATTTTATATATTTGATTTATTTTTTCCTTATTTTAAATATACCACACTTTTTTAAATTGTCAAGACATTTACGTATATCTTTTTTAAAAAATTTTTTTAAAAAAATAACCGCTAGGTTAAAAATAGCGATTATTTCAGGGATTTTTTTATTTTAAAGTTATTATTTTCTTTTAAAATTATTATTTTTTTAATTTAGATTTAAAATTCTATTTTAACTTCTATTCCAAAATGATCTGACACTATTTCTTTATTTTTGTTATTAAATATGACTTTGCTTTCCTTCACTTTTAATTCTTTATTACTGAATATATAGTCCAGTCGTTTTTTCGCTTTATCATTATCCCAGCCGTGAATACTTTTATCTACAGTTATTCCGTCATCTTTTTTTTCAGCCATAACATATGTATCAAAAAGTCCTTGAGATAATATATTTTCATAAGCTGCTACATTTCCGATTGCATCTGTATTGAAATCACCCATTAATATTTTTAAATTGCTATTTTGAGTTCTATTTAAGATTGTCTGAATATTTTTTCCCATATCTTCAGTTTCACAATTTGGCAGATTCATATGACAACTGTAAAATTCGATATCCTGACCTTCATAATTAATTGTAATGCTGACAATTCTTCTTGCAGAAATAGTTCTCACAGACTGTGCAAAAGTACAGTAAAATTCATCCTCGGCTTTTATTTTATGCCTCGTAATGACTGCCACACCTTCATTATATTTTCCAAAACCTATATGCGAATTGCTCCAATGAAGATAATAATCTGTATCTGTATATTTTTGCAACGTTTCCAGAAGTACCCAAGCATAATTTTCTTCCCTTATATCATCAAAAATAATCTTATTATTCATAAGCTGGTTTACTTCCTGCATTGCAATGACATCATATTGTTTTTCCGCAATGGTTCTTGCCAGAATATCAATTTTTTCCATTTGATTTTCTTCCAGCCATGCATGAACATTTACTGTTAATATTTTCATAATATTCTCCTCATTTATTCTTAAATTTTATTTTGTAATAAAATTTATAGTTTTTTTTTACAGAAAAAATAAATCATATTTTTGTTATCTTAATTTAATGTTACAATATTTTTTTTACTTTGTCAACGAAATAATGCTAAAAATAAAAACTAAAATAACATTTACGTATATGTTGACTTTTGAAATAAAATATAGTATATTTAGTATTGAGAAATAAAAAATTTAATTTTATTAAATAATTTTAAGGAGGACATAGAAATGTTTGAGAGAAGTTCTGGTATTTTGTTACATCCTACTTCACTTCCTGGAAAATATGGAATTGGAAGTTTAGGGAAAGAAGCATATAAATTTGTAGATTTCCTAAAAAAAGCAAATCAGAGATTATGGCAAATTTTCCCACTTGGGCCGACTGGATATGGTGATTCACCTTACCAATGTTTTTCAACATTTGCTGGAAACCCATATTTAATTGATTTTGACTTATTAATCGAGCAAAATTTATTAGCTGAGGAAGATTTGAAAGGTGTTGATTTTGGAGGAAATGAAGAATATATTGATTATGGCGCTATTTATAATCAAAAATATCCTTTACTAAGAAAAGCATATGAAAATTTTAAAGCTAATGAAAATAAAGAATTAAAAGAAAAATTGGAAACTTTTAAAGCTGAAAATAGCTCTTGGCTAGATGACTACAGCCTTTATATTTCCTTGAAAAATCACTTTAATGGACTTCCTTGGAATGAATGGGAAGATGACATCAGAACTAGAAAAGAAGCTGCTATAAATAAATACAAAGCTGAATTAGCTGATGAAATCGAATATAATAATTTTATTCAGTTCCTATTCTTTACTCAATGGAATAACGTAAAAAAATACGCTAATGACAATGGAATAAAAATAATCGGAGATATACCAATCTTCGTTGCAGTAGACAGCTCAGACGCATGGGCAAATCCAGAAATTTTCCTATTCGATCCTGAACTAAAACCTGTTAAAGTAGCTGGTGTTCCGCCTGATTATTTCAGTGCCACAGGACAACTTTGGGGAAATCCTTTGTACGACTGGGACAAATTAAAAGAGTTAAACTACAAATGGTGGGTAGACAGAGTTAAAGCCAACCTTTCCACTTGCGACATCATAAGAATTGATCACTTCAGAGGATTTGATGAATATTGGGCTGTTCCTTATGGAGATAAAACAGCTGAAAATGGTACTTGGTGTCCAGGGCCTAGAACAGACTTATTTAACACCATTAAAAATGAACTTGGAGAATTACCTATAATTGCTGAAGATTTAGGAACAATGACGCAAGGTGTTATTGATTTGAGAGAAGCAACTGGATTCCCTGGAATGAAAATTCTAGGATTTGCATTTGATTCCAAAGAAGAAAATGACTACTTGCCTCATACTTATACCAAAAATTGCGTAGTTTATACAGGAACTCATGATAACGACACATTAATTGGATGGTTTACAAAAGCCAATGAAGACGATAAACAATTTGCAAGAAACTATTTAAATTCAAGATCTGATAATGAAATCCATTGGGATGCGATAAGAGGTGCATGGAGCTCTGTTGCAAACATGGCAATCGCTCCAATTCAAGATTTCTTAGGATTAGGAAGCGAAGCTAGAATCAATACTCCTGGACTTGCTAGCGGAAACTGGCAATGGAGATTAAAAGATGGTGTGTTGACAGATGAATTAGCAGAAAGAATTGCTAAATTAACAAAAGTTTACTCAAGATAATTTGTGAAATTTTTTTGAGATTATACAATTTATGATAAATAAAATAGAGAGAATATACAAAATTTGTATTGACTCTCTATTTTTTTTTGCTTTTTATTCTCATATTTGACAATAAATAAAAAACAACCTTATAAAAAAGTTGTTTTTATCCTTGTTTTAATGGATACTCTACTTTAACTTTTAACAGGATGGACTGAATGGAACGCTGCTGAATGTGGTTTCAATCCTTGTTTTAATGGATACTCTACTTTAACTTGTCTACCATTATACATTTGTTTCCATCTCACATCTGTTTCAATCCTTGTTTTAATGGATACTCTACTTTAACGATTTGAGAATTTTATGTTATGTAAAAGAACTTTTGAAGTTTCAATCCTTGTTTTAATGGATACTCTACTTTAACGAATTCCATTTTCACGACAAAGTTTACTACAGATACGAGTTTCAATCCTTGTTTTAATGGATACTCTACTTTAACTATTATACTTCAGATAAGAAAGGTGAGATGAGAAAGACTTGTTTCAATCCTTGTTTTAATGGATACTCTACTTTAACACCAGTGGTACAAGGATATGGACAACAACAAGTATGTTTCAATCCTTGTTTTAATGGATACTCTACTTTAACCTGATTTAACTTTTGCTGTATTAACATCACTTACCGTATGTTTCAATCCTTGTTTTAATGGATACTCTACTTTAACAAATGACATAAAAAATGATCGAGACATCAAAAGATTAAGTTTCAATCCTTGTTTTAATGGATACTCTACTTTAACTAGAAGACATACCAGAAGTTGGAAAATTTTGGATGGGTTTCAATCCTTGTTTTAATGGATACTCTACTTTAACTAAACAAGATGTCCTTTATAATACCGTATCATTCTTTGTTTCAATCCTTGTTTTAATGGATACTCTACTTTAACACAATTGGTCTACAAAATAAAATTTAGGTTTATGCTTTGTTTCAATCCTTGTTTTAATGGATACTCTACTTTAACACACATTACAAGTAGACGGTATAGAATTAGATCCTGAAATTCAATCCTTGTTTTAATGGATACTCTACTTTAACACCCGTCTTTTTGAGAAAATCCTTTATTTATTAGTGTTACAGCGATTTTTTCAGACATTAAAATCACATTTTTTTGCTTAATTTTTATTATTTTTTGCTGTTTTTTTAGCATTTTCCGTAACTCCTAATGCTCATTTTTATTGACTTTGAGTGGATTTTGCTTCTCATTTTTCATTTCTTATAGTGGTAGGAATTTTTTCTACAGTCTTATTTTACCATATTTTTCTGATTTTTCAAAATCTTTTTGAATTTTTATATAAATAACTTCTATTGTCTATCAGTTGAGTAGTCAATTTGTTGTGAATTTTAAACAAGGGGACAAGCCCCTTGTTATTAAAAATATTTTAGTTTTTAAATAAAATTTAGTATCACACTTTCAATTTTTATTTCTTTTCATTTTTAGCCTTTAATTTTTTCTGAATAAATTTTACCATCAAAAATCCAGTTAATCCTCCCGCAATCATAACAACAATTACTAATACTTCTTCCATATTATGATTTAACTCCAAGTCTTTCTAAAATCAATCATCTAATTTTTCTTCTTCTAATTTATCTTTGCTTTCAATTTTTCCTAATTTTCTAAAAAAAGCTACTATTAATCCTATTCCAGCTACCCCTCCAATAATTATCATAATATATGTTAATATCACTAAAATAGTATAATCTGTATCCATATTTAAGTCATTCCTTTGCTTTTAAAATTATTGTCCTAATAACTTTTTAATCCCCTCTATTAGCAAAATATGCTCTTTTTCCAGCACTCTCTTTTGCAAAATTTCAGGCGTGTCATTCTCATAAACAGGTACTTTCACATTTGTTATAATTTCTCCTGTGTCTATTCCGTTATCTACAAAATGGATTGTGCAACCACTTTCTTTTTCCTTGTTTACAATTACGGCTTCGTGGACTTTTATTCCATACATTCCTTTTCCACCGTATTTTGGGAGAAGTGAAGGATGAATATTTATAATTTTACGATTCCATTTGTTTATAAAACTTTCTGATAAAATTGATAGATAGCCTGCAAGTACGATGTAATCTGTTCTTTCTGTATCGTTTTCCAAAATAGCGTTTATTTCATCTGATAAATTTTTTCCAAATAACTTTTTATCAAGCATTATGCTTTTTATTCCATGTTTTTCAGCTCTTTCCAGTCCAAAGCATTCCCTGTCGGCAATTACATAGGAAATTTCACAGTTTAAGTTTCCATTTTCGATATTGTCGATTATTGACTGCAAATTTGAGCCTGAGCCTGATATAAATACTGCTATTCGTGTTTTTTTATTTTTTGATTTGTCTTTTGAATTTTCAATTATTTTAGACATATTTTTTCATCACCTTTTTCAATATGTCCGATTTCATAAGCAGTTTCACCATTTTGTCCTAAAATTTCAATTACTTTTTTCTTATCTTTTGCGTCTACAATTAATATAAATCCTACACCCATATTGAATGTTCCCCACATTTCCTCTTCACTTACTCTTGAAAATGCGTCATGCTTAAATAACTCGTGAATTTGAATTTTTGATTTTTGTATATTTGCACAAAGTCCGTCAGGTATTGTTCTTGGTACGTTTTCGATTAGCCCTCCACCAGTAATGTGAGCCATTCCGTTGATTTTTACTTCCTTCATTACAGCCTGAACTGGTTTTACATAAATTTTTGTTGGAGTCAGTAAATGCTCTCCAATTGTTTTTTCATTGTAAACTTCAGTAAAGTCTGTAAATAATTTTCTGATTAATGAAAAACCGTTACTGTGAGCTCCACTTGATGGAATTGCAATTAAAACATCATTTTCCTTAACATCTGAACCATTAACAATTTGGTCCTCTTCTACCGCCCCTACTGCAAATCCTGCAATATCGTATTCACCTGGAGTATAGAATCCTGGCATTTCAGCCGTTTCTCCACCAATTAAGGCAGCTTCTGACTGCAAGCACCCTTCTACAACTCCGCTTACAATTTCAGCCGATACATTTGAGTCTAATTTTCCACAAGCCAAGTAATCTAGGAAAAATAGCGGTTTTGCTCCGTGACACAAAATATCATTTATACACATTGCCACACAGTCTATTCCAACTGTGTTGTAAATTCCTGTTTCAAATGCAACTTTTAATTTTGTCCCAACTCCGTCAGTTCCAGAAACTAACACAGGCTTTTTATAATCTCCAAGTTTATACAATGCCCCAAAACTTCCCAAATCATTCATAACATTGGCATTATACGTGCTTTTGGCACCATTTTTTATTTTTTCTACACTTTTGTACCCTTCTTCTTTATCTACTCCCGAATCTTTATAAGAAATTGACATTTTTTCCTCCTATTATATCTTTTATTAGATGTGTTCGATAACCTAAGTTTTTTTATTTTCACAAGGGGTCAAGACCCCTTGCTTTAGAATATTTGTTTTATTAAATTCTAAATATATATAGTTATCGAACAGGTCTATTCTACAAATGTTTTAAAATTTTTGTTATATTTTGTAGGAAAAAATTCCGTAATTTCATATTCTGCGATTTCATTTGCATTAAATGGATCTTCTAAAATTATCTTTTCTACTTCTGATGAACTTTCTGCATTTAACAAAATTACACCGCCTATTCTAGGATTTTTTCTTCCCGAACAAATGAATTTTCCCATTTCATAATATTTTTCCAAAAATTTTATGTGTTCTTCTAAATGTTTTTCAACTTCACTTACTTCTTTTATATAATTCAAACTTACAATATACATTTTTTCACCTTATTTCTTTAATTCCTCTAAAGCCTCTTTTTGAATTGGCGTCAATGAATCGTAAAATTCTTCCTCATAATCTCCCAATCCAGCTGGATAATCTCCATTAAAACATTCCATGCAAAGCCCCGTGTAAGGTGCATCAAAATCAAGCCCTATTGACTCAATCAGCCCATCTATGCTAAGAAATGCAAGCGAATCCGCTCCTATATATTCTTTAACTTCTTCAATCGTTTTATTTGCCGAAATTAACTCTGACGAATTTGAAACATCTATTCCGTAAAAAATAGGAAATTTAAATTCTGGCGACGCTATACGGACATGGACTTCCTTTGCTCCTGCTTCTTTTAACAGCTGAACTATACGGCTTGAAGTTGTTCCACGAACTATTGAGTCATCTATCATAACTACAACTTTATCTTTTACAACACTTTTTACAGCTGATAATTTCATTCTGACACCTTGTTCACGCAATTCCTGAGTTGGCTGAATAAAAGTACGGGCTACGTATTGATTTTTGATTAATCCCATTTCATAAGGCTTCCCGATTTCTTCCGCATATCCACTTGCCGCTGACAATGATGAGTTGGGAACTCCAATTATCATATCCGCATGTTCAACTGGCGCTTCCTGTGCCAATCTTCTACCACATCTTTTACGAGCAGAATGTACATTTACTCCCGAAATATCTGAATCAGGTCTTGAAAAATACACATATTCCATCGCCGCAATAGCAGTTGAAGTATTTTCAGTATATTTTTCAATTCTGTATCCTTCTTTGTTAATAATAATTATTTCTCCAGATCTAATATTTCTAATAAATTCCGCTCCCACGATTTCCAATGCACATGTTTCGCTAGCTAAAATATATGCTCCATTTTTTGTTTTTCCCAAAATCAAAGGACGAAATTCAAACGGATCTACCACCCCATACAATTCAGTTTGAGTTTGAACTAAAAACGAAAATCCGCCTTTTACTTGACGCAATGCGTCTTTTAATTGGCTCAAAAAATCCTTTTCCTTGCTTCTTCTTATCAAATGCACCAACACTTCTGTATCAGATGAAGAATGAAAAATTGCACCATGTTTTTCCAATTCTCTTTTCAATGTTCTGGCATTAATTAAATTCCCATTATGTGCTAAAGCTATACTTCCATCAAAAAATTGAAACAAAAATGGCTGAATATTACGACCGCTACTACTTCCAGAAGTTGCATACCGCACATGCCCTATCGCACTGTTTCCTTCCAGACGATTAAATATTCTATCATCATTAAACACTTCTGACACTAGTCCAGGCCCACGGTGTCCATTTACACGCTTTCCATCACTTACTACAATTCCTGCCGCTTCCTGTCCACGATGCTGCAAGCTGTGCAATCCATAATAAGTCAAACGCGCTGCCTCATGATGTCCAAATACACCAAAAACTCCACACTCTTCATTCAAACTTTTAAACACGACTTTTTCCCTCCATTAAATTATTCTGCCAATGCTTTTTCTAAACGTCGCAACACTTCACGATATGCTCCCATTACATCTCCTAAATCCTGTCTAAATCTATCTTTATCCAATTTTTTCAATGTATCCTTATCCCACAATCTCATTGAATCTGGACTTATTTCGTCAGCTAACAAAATATTTCCATCTTTATCTCTTCCAAATTCTATTTTAAAATCAACCAAAATTAAATTCATTTTATCAAAAATTTCTGATAATAATTTATTTATTAAAAATGTTTGTTCTTTTATTTCTTTTAATTCTTCAGCTGAAACTAATTCCAAGGCTAATGCGTGATCGTCATTTAATAATGGATCTCCTAAATCATCATTTTTGTAAGACAGTTCAAAAGTAGGATTTTTAAAAATTTTCCCTTCTT contains:
- the purF gene encoding amidophosphoribosyltransferase produces the protein MFKSLNEECGVFGVFGHHEAARLTYYGLHSLQHRGQEAAGIVVSDGKRVNGHRGPGLVSEVFNDDRIFNRLEGNSAIGHVRYATSGSSSGRNIQPFLFQFFDGSIALAHNGNLINARTLKRELEKHGAIFHSSSDTEVLVHLIRRSKEKDFLSQLKDALRQVKGGFSFLVQTQTELYGVVDPFEFRPLILGKTKNGAYILASETCALEIVGAEFIRNIRSGEIIIINKEGYRIEKYTENTSTAIAAMEYVYFSRPDSDISGVNVHSARKRCGRRLAQEAPVEHADMIIGVPNSSLSAASGYAEEIGKPYEMGLIKNQYVARTFIQPTQELREQGVRMKLSAVKSVVKDKVVVMIDDSIVRGTTSSRIVQLLKEAGAKEVHVRIASPEFKFPIFYGIDVSNSSELISANKTIEEVKEYIGADSLAFLSIDGLIESIGLDFDAPYTGLCMECFNGDYPAGLGDYEEEFYDSLTPIQKEALEELKK
- the purC gene encoding phosphoribosylaminoimidazolesuccinocarboxamide synthase, producing the protein MEKREQIYEGKAKSIFATDNADEIIMYFKDDATAFNGVKKDQLEDKGILNNKISTLIYGYLIKNGVKTHWIETLNEREQLCKKVEIVPLEVIIRNRATGSFVKKYGAEEGKIFKNPTFELSYKNDDLGDPLLNDDHALALELVSAEELKEIKEQTFLINKLLSEIFDKMNLILVDFKIEFGRDKDGNILLADEISPDSMRLWDKDTLKKLDKDRFRQDLGDVMGAYREVLRRLEKALAE